The DNA region aaaccatgGTTTAACAAAATGATTGGATTGTGTGTCGTTTATATTGTCTTTTGTTCACAAGAgaatattgtataaaaaaatcaaatattgtGTAGTTTTTGATAACATCAAAATTTCCTTCATCCATGGAGTTATGCTTCATCAAATCAAAACCGACACGAGAAAAAACGACATGCATCATGAGCTTCTTTTAGAATGCATAAATGGCACTCCATAGACCAACCAACAGATTTACCGTATCTATAACTTAAATCTGGTAAGGGGGCCCCTTTCGGCATAGGCCTAGAAACTATGCTTTATTCAAGTTAAGCAATTGTATAATGTTTCCTACAGTTTACGCAGCCAGACGGCTTTTGTTTGGTTCAAGAATTGTGTTGAGAAATGTTAGCCAAtttaagcctaggcctagtggtaGTAGGTCTGGGCTATCATTTTGTCAAAATACATCGCTTGGTGAGTGGTGGTTGTTGACACATGGATCGACCGGCTCGAGACGCAGAGTGGGCCTAGGATTCCCAtgtgtacatttatttaattctaACTGTATGAAAATCATCATCCGAAGTTACATACGAAGCCGAAGGTAAGGATTACATAGAGGTGGGGGTTGGACGTATTGTTGAATTTtgttgtatgatttatttttatttttttttcgaaatattctATAAACCAACTTTGATTTCGGCTACCGGGTATGGAACGCCCAATTACATGGTGCGCCACGCTCGCCAAACGTTATCCTCATTTCTCTGCCGCCAGCGAATGTAATTGAATGCTGTGATTGATGTATGGTGTTGGTGCATCAGGTTAACCCATTGTGCATTAagattattttctattttgatATTGAGAAAAAGCAATTgaaatatattagaaatagtaGTATTCTTATGAAATAACCTGTGTGTACAATTTCTGTAGATTCTTTATTACGAGTATGTTGAGAAGTCCCGTGAGAAGTTCAAGACAGTTCAGTAGATTGCAGACATCAGCTACAAAACGACCAAAATGTGTGATGTTTATCCTGGGGTCAGCAGTCGGGATTTCAAAACTAAATGTTGCTGAATGTGGAATTAATACAAAAGGTAGCACTCGTCTCCTAGTCTCTACAGACGCCAAAGAAAAAACGACACAAGCGAGATTTCATTTACAAGAATTCTTCAAGTTGCTATACCCTGAAATTTTCTCATTGATACTGGCAGTTATAGTAAGTATAAATGTcaaaactaaatatttgttaattCATTTCaagaaaaaaagtttttttatgacataaaaaaaaaataactagataacatgaaaaaatgaattatttagaacgaaaaaatgacaaaatcagAAGAAAAAATGATTAAGGTTtctgtttaaatatttttgttctctcttttgttatttttaaattgagaaTGTATTATTGTAAGTTGATCATGGCCTAGTAGAAGAACATCTTTATGACACAAGCTTTtccgtgttaaaataaagtattttttattattatattacaatatgttTTATCTGAACATAGACTGCCATTGGTGCTGCAATAGTGAATGTTCAAATTCCTATACTACTTGGTGAACTAATACAAGTTGTGTCAAAGTTCACTGTAGAAACCGAAGCAAATTTTATGAGTGAAATATACACGCCAGCAATTAAACTGTTAACAGCTTATGGTCTTCAGTCCATTGCCACGTTTggctatatcacattgttgtcTAGCATTGGAGAGCATGTTGCATCACACATGAGGAAAGACTTATTTAATTCTTTAATCCAACAAGACATACAGTTCTTTGATACACACAAAACAGGAGAATTAATTAACAGGTATATTTACTTCTTTTTCTTGAATGAAACTTTTGACTAGGAAGCTAATACTACTACAATGAATAGCTGTAATTGTGCTGTAAATAAATTGAAGTAATCTAATACTTAACTTACATAAGCATGTTATTTTTCCAGGTTAACTGCTGATGTTCAGGATTTTAAAAGTTcttttaaattatgcatttcaCAAGGCGTTCGTAGTTCAACTCAGGTAAGCAAACTGCACCAAGGATTACAACACTGTAGTAAACCAAGATTGGGAAAAGCAAGACTCATTACATTGAATTCATGTATTTTAGAGTATATtctttaataattatgatatttattGAACAGATAGTTGGTTGTGTTGTTTCATTGTATTGGATCTCACCTCAGTTAACCGGTGTAATGGTTGTTGTTATGCCGTGTCTCGTGCTTGGTGGTGCTATTGTTGGCGTGGTTTTAAGGAAACTCTCAAAAACTGTACAAGAGCAGGTAGGTCTATTACTATTGTAATAATCAGTAAATCCTAAATCCGGAGAGAAAACTAAAACcagatgacattttaaaatgtatttttctagATTGCCATAGCAACATCGGTAGCTGATGAAGCCCTTGGTAATGTACGTACTGTACGTGCATTCGCTATGGAAACTAAAGAGGCCCAGTTGTATGCGACAGAGGTTGACAAGTGTAGCAAACTGAATGAACAACTTGGATTTGGTATAGGTGTCTTTCAAGGCCTTACTAACTTTGTTCTTAATGGTAATATTTTTAGATTCTCTGAtatgttattataaataaagcAGTCAATATGTCAATTTATGAAATTGCTTTGTGTTTGTGAAGATGACAAATGTTAAGCTAATCAATGTTAAGCTGCTAATCATTTGTGACAAATGTTAAGCTGCTAATCATTTGTGACAAATGTTAAGCTGCTAATCATTTGTGACAAATGTTAAGCTGCTAATCATTTGTGACAAATGTTAAGCTGCTAATCATTTGTCTTGCTGGAATGTACTACTTATAGTACTAGAGCATGAATGACTTAGTATATTCttgtcattttattttcatttcattttatccTTTAATTTTTCACCCATTGTTACAATTGAATGTACTATAGCATAATCAACTTAAGCCTGAATATTATGCGATGTGAAACCCTCACCAAATACCAGAGTatttttcatgagttgaaagcCTGACTGTTCTTATACACCTAGGAAAAGCCAAATCGTTTTTCAGTCTTTCAAATGTTGATCAaccattatttgtatattgttcaCTACTCGCAACATTTGTTATTTATCAGGGGTTGTTCTTGGTGTGCTTTACTGTGGAGGATTTCTAATGGCCAATAAGAAGCTGGAGCCAGGTGACCTCATGTCATTTCTTGTAGCTTCTCAAACAGTGCAGCGGTCAATGGCTAGCATGTCGATTCTGTTTGGTCAAGCAGTTCGTGGTATTAGTGCTGGAACAAGAGTTTTTGAGGTAATAGTTTAAgtaattattcaataattagATGGTTTCTATTTCAGTTTAATTGCAGTTTACTTGTAATTATGAAGCTGACACAGCAATAGTTAGACCCAGAAACCACACAATAATAGATTGTAATTATGAAGCTGATACAGCATTAGTTAGACCCAGAAACCACACAATAATAGATTGGAATTATGAAGCTGACACAGCATGACCCAGAAACCACACAATAATAGATTGTAATTATGAAGCTGACACAGCAATAGTTAGACCCAGAAACCACACAATAATAGATTGGAATTATGAAGCTGACACAGCAATAGTTAGACCCAGAAACCACACAATAATAATAGATTGGAATTATGAAGCTGACACAGCAATAGTTAGACCCAGAAACCACACAATAATAGATTGGAATTATGAAGCTGACACAGCAATAGTTAGACCCAGAAACCACACAATAATAGATTGGAATTATGAAGCTGACACAGCAATAGTTAGACCCAGAAACCACACAATAATAGATTGGAATTATGAAGCTGACACAGCAATAGTTAGACCCAGAAACCACACAATAATAGATTGTAATTATGAAGCTGACACAGCAATAGTTAGACCCAGAAACCACACAATAATAGATTGGAATTATGAAGCTGACACAGTATTATATTAGACCCAGAAACCACACAATAATAGATTGGAATTATGAAGCTGACACAGCATTAGTTAGACCCAGAAACCACACAATAATAGATTGGAATTATGAAGCTGACACAGCAATAGTTAGACCCAGAAACCACACAATAATAGATTGGAATTATGAAGCTGACACAGCAATAGTTAGACCCAGAAACCACACAATAATAGATTGGAATTATGAAGCTGACACAGCATTAGTTAGACCCAGAAACCACACAATAATAGATTGGAATTATGAAGCTGACACAGCATTAGTTAGACCCAGAAACCACACAATAATAGATTGGAATTATGAAGCTGACACAGCAATAGTTAGACCCAGAAACCACACAATAATAGATTGGAATTATGAAGCTGACACAGCATTAGTTAGACCCAGAAACCACACAATAATAGATTGTAATTATGAAGCTGACACAGCATTAGTTAGACCCAGAAACCACACAATAATAGATTGGAATTATGAAGCTGACACAGCAATAGTTAGACCCAGAAACCACACAATAATAGATTGGAATTATGAAGCTGACACAGCAATAGTTAGACCCAGAAACCACACAATAATAGATTGTAATTATGAAGCTGACACAGCAATAGTTAGACCCAGAAACCACACAATAATAGATTGGAATTATGAAGCTGACACAGCATTATATTAGACCCAGAAACCACACAATAATAGATTGGAATTATGAAGCTGACACAGCATTAGTTAGACCCAGAAACCACACAATAATAGATTGGAATTATGAAGCTGACACAGCAATAGTTAGACCCAGAAACCACACAATAATAGATTGGAATTATGAAGCTGACACAGCAATAGTTAGACCCAGAAACCACACAATAATAGATTGGAATTATGAAGCTGACACAGCATTAGTTAGACCCAGAAACCACACAATAATAGATTGGAATTATGAAGCTGACACAGCATTAGTTAGACCCAGAAACCACACAATAATAGATTGGAATTATGAAGCTGACACAGCAATAGTTAGACCCAGAAACCACACAATAATAGATTGGAATTATGAAGCTGACACAGCATTAGTTAGACCCAGAAACCACACAATAATAGATTGTAATTATGAAGCTGACACAGCATTAGTTAGACCCAGAAACCACACAATAATAGAATGGAATTATGAAGCTGACACAGCAATAGTTAGACCCAGAAACCACACAATAATAGATTGGAATTATGAAGCTGACACAGCATTAGTTAGACCCAGAAACCACAGAATAATAGATTGGAATTATGAAGCTGACACAGCAATAGTTAGACCCAGAAACCACACAATAATAGATTGGAATTATGAAGCTGACACAGCAATAGTTAGACCCAGAAACCACACAATAATAGATTGGAATTATGAAGCTGACACAGCAATAGTTAGACCCAGAAACCACACAATAATAGATTGGAATTATGAAGCTGACACAGCATTAGTTAGACCCAGAAACCACACAATAATAGATTGGAATTATGAAGCTGACACAGCAATAGTTAGACCCAGAAACCACACAATAATAGATTGTACAATGTATATGTTAATTAATCTTTAATATTTTAGTACATACTTCACACACCATCAATACCTATTACTGGAGGAAAGAAGATAGCTTACCATAGCTTAAGAGGAGAAATTGAATTCAGAGACATTTGCTTTAGGTATCCCACACGACCAGACCAGGTAGGAACataatcatttcaaattaattacttcatttaacattttttatttcagctTTCATATGAAAATCTTAGTTTGTTTTGGTTATTTCTACTGCTACATCGAagtcttgtttttgtttttcaggaAATATTAACACATCTTGATTTGAAAATTAAGCCAGGTGAAGTTATTGCATTGTGTGGTCCTTCAGGAGGAGGTAGGGCAACGTGTCTTACattattttcataaaattaAGCCCAGTGAAGTTATTACATTGTGTTGAAAGAGTATTAGATAATGTTGAAAGAGTATTAGATAATGTTGAAAGAGTATTAGATAATGTTAAATGAAGAGTACGCATAATGATTTATTTGTATGTAAACactattgacataatttcatccACATACAACTCTTTATAACAAAATGTTTCTATCTTCTTTCAACTAAAAGTTGTGGTTAATCTAGGGTCACATTCTATAGTCAGATAGGCTGCTTGCTATATCAGTGTACTAATGAATGGATGAATGGCTGCTATATCAGTGTACTTATGAATGGATGAATGGCTGCTATATCAGTGTActtatgaatggatgactagttggtcatacccagtaatgtttttattttacgatcattcgggaaaccactgtaattatatattaaaattgcgGTATATGattcattttattgttataaaaataCTGACTATATATGTTTTGTAGGTAAATCAACGATAGCATCACTGCTTGAGAGATTTTATGATGCGGATAATGGAACAATTACTATCGATGGGTATGATATAAAGCTGTTTGATCCCACCTGGCTGAGGGGCAGAGCAATTGGATTTATAAATCAGGTATATCAttcttaaataatatatatttattttatggaatTACCTTCAAGATTATATTATCTGCATGCATTAATGTATACTTTTGGGTATTATCATATtggtattgtttttattttttatcaggAACCAGTTTTGTTTGCTAGTAGTGTAATGGAAAACATTAGGTATGGCAAACCAGAAGCAACAGATCAAGAGGTAAGAAAAGAATGAAATGTAGATTGATTTAGTAcataataaagatgaaaaaaaatgagtaaattaataaatagttaaatataaaatacataatatagaAAGTCTTATCTTATTTGTATTCTAGGTCATAGAAGCTGCTATTCTTGAATTATATTTAACGTCTctatcatattttaatgtcCTATTTGTATTATAGGTCATAGAAGCTGCTATTCTTGATTTATATTCAATGTCTctatcatattttaatgtcCTATTTGTATTATACAGTAGGTCATAGAAGCTGCTATTCTTGATTTATATTCAACATCTctatcatattttaatgtcCTATTTGTATTATAGGTCATAAAAGCTGCTATTCTTGATTTATATTCAACGTCTctatcatattttaatgtcCTATTTGTATTCTAGGTCATAGAAGCTGCTATTCTTGATTTATATTCAACGTCTctatcatattttaatgtcCTATTTGTATTATAGGTCATAGAAGCTGCTATTCTTGATTTATATTCAATGTCTctatcatattttaatgtcCTATTTGTATTATAGGTCATAAAAGCTGCTATTCTTGATTTATATTCAATGTCTctatcatattttaatgttcTATTTGTATTATAGGTCATAGAAGCTGCTATTCTTGATTTATATTCAATGTCTCTATCATATTTCAATGTCCTATTTGTATTATAGGTCATAGAAGCTGCTATTCTTGATTTATATTCAATGTCTCTATCATATTTCAATGTCCTATTTGTATTATAGGTCATAGAAGCTGCTATTCTTGATTTATATTCAATGTCtctataatattttaatgtccTATTTGTATTATAGGTCATAGAAGCTGCTATTCTTGATTTATATTCAATGTCTCTATCATATTTCAATGTCCTATTTGTATTATAGGCCATAGAAGCAGCTATTCTTGATTTATATTCAATGTCTctatcatattttaatgtcCTATTTGTATTATAGGTCATAGAAGCTGCTATTCTTGATTTATATTCAACGTCTctatcatattttaatgtcCTATTTGTATTATAGATCATAGAAGCTGCTATTCTTGATTTATATTCAATGTCTctatcatattttaatgtcCTATTTGTATTATAGATCATAGAAGCTGCTATTCTTGATTTATATTCAATGTCTctatcatattttaatgtcCTATTTGTATTATAGGTCATAGAAGCTGCTATTCTTGATTTATATTCAATGTCTctatcatattttaatgttcTATTTGTATTATAGGTCATAGAAGCTGCTATTCTTGATTTATATTCAATGTCTctatcatattttaatgtcCTATTTGTATTATAGATCATAGAAGCTGCTATTCTTGATTTATATTCAATGTCTctatcatattttaatgttcTATTTGTATTATAGGTCATAGAAGCTGCTATTCTTGATTTATATTCAACGTCTctatcatattttaatgtcCTATTTGTATTATAGATCATAGAAGCTGCTATTCTTGATTTATATTCAATGTCTctatcatattttaatgtcCTATTTGTATTATAGGTCATAGAAGCTGCTATTCTTGATTTATATTCAATGTCTctatcatattttaatgtcCTATTTGTATTCTAGGTCATAGAAGCTGCTATTCTTGATTTATATTCAATGTCTctatcatattttaatgtcCTATTTGTATTCTAGGTCATAGAAGCTGCTATTCTTGATTTATATTCAATGTCTctatcatattttaatgtcCTATTTGTATTCTAGGTCATAGAAGCTGCTATTCTTGATTTATATTCAATGTCTCTATCATATTTCAATGTCCTATTTGTATTATAGGTCATAGAAGCTGCTATTCTTGATTTATATTCAATGTCTctatcatattttaatgtcCTATTTGTATTCTAGATCATAGAAGCTGCTATTCTTGATTTATATTCAACGTCTctatcatattttaatgtcCTATTTGTATTCTAGGTCATAGAAGCTGCTATTCTTGATTTATATTCAATGTCTctatcatattttaatgtcCTATTTGTATTCTAGTTCATAGAAGCTGCTATTCTTGATTTATATTCAATGTCTctatcatattttaatgtcCTATTTGTATTATAGGTCATAGAAGCTGCTATTCTTGATTTATATTCAATGTCTCTATGATATTTTAATGTCCTATTTGTATTCTAGGTCATAGAAGCTGCTATTCTTGATTTATATTCAACGTCTctatcatattttaatgtcCTATTTGTATTATAGGCCATAGAAGCTGCTATTCTTGAGTTATATTCAATGTCTctatcatattttaatgtcCTATTTGTATTCTAGGTCATAGAAGCTGCTATTCTTGATTTATATTCAACGTCTctatcatattttaatgtcCTATTTGTATTCTAGGTCATAGAAGCTGCTATTCTTGATTTATATTCAATGTCTctatcatattttaatgttcTATTTGTATTATAGGTCATAGAAGCTGCTATTCTTGATTTATATTCAATGTCTctatcatattttaatgtcCTATTTGTATTATAGGTCATAGAAGCTGCTATTCTTGATTTATATTCAATGTCTctatcatattttaatgtcCTATTTGTATTATAGGTCATAGAAGCTGCTATTCTTGATTTATATTCAATGTCTctatcatattttaatgtcCTATTCGTATTATAGGTCATAGAAGCTGCTATTCTTGATTTATATTCAATGTCTctatcatattttaatgtcCTATTTGTATTCTAGGTCATAGAAGCTGCTATTCTTGATTTATATTCAACGTCTctatcatattttaatgtcCTATTTGTATTCTAGGTCATAGAAGCTGCTATTCTTGCAAATGCTCATGACTTTATAGAAAAATTCCCTGAAGGATATAACACTATTGTTGGTGAAAGAGGTGTAACAGTTTCTGGGGGACAAAAACAGAGGTAATGCATATTTTGACACAgttgaaatattatatatattgtattgtactgtatatttcatttaaaataagtttgttttgtttgttt from Antedon mediterranea chromosome 2, ecAntMedi1.1, whole genome shotgun sequence includes:
- the LOC140041143 gene encoding mitochondrial potassium channel ATP-binding subunit-like isoform X2 is translated as MFPTVYAARRLLFGSRIVLRNVSQFKPRPSGSRSGLSFCQNTSLGEWWLLTHGSTGSRRRVGLGFPCVHLFNSNCMKIIIRSYIRSRRFFITSMLRSPVRSSRQFSRLQTSATKRPKCVMFILGSAVGISKLNVAECGINTKGSTRLLVSTDAKEKTTQARFHLQEFFKLLYPEIFSLILAVITAIGAAIVNVQIPILLGELIQVVSKFTVETEANFMSEIYTPAIKLLTAYGLQSIATFGYITLLSSIGEHVASHMRKDLFNSLIQQDIQFFDTHKTGELINRLTADVQDFKSSFKLCISQGVRSSTQIVGCVVSLYWISPQLTGVMVVVMPCLVLGGAIVGVVLRKLSKTVQEQIAIATSVADEALGNVRTVRAFAMETKEAQLYATEVDKCSKLNEQLGFGIGVFQGLTNFVLNGVVLGVLYCGGFLMANKKLEPGDLMSFLVASQTVQRSMASMSILFGQAVRGISAGTRVFEEILTHLDLKIKPGEVIALCGPSGGGKSTIASLLERFYDADNGTITIDGYDIKLFDPTWLRGRAIGFINQEPVLFASSVMENIRYGKPEATDQEVIEAAILANAHDFIEKFPEGYNTIVGERGVTVSGGQKQRIAIARALLKDPCILILDEATSALDAESERLVQDALDRVSKGRTVLVIAHRLSTIRKADVIAVLVNGIIKEMGNHDELLTRKGIYKELIQQQRIEE
- the LOC140041143 gene encoding mitochondrial potassium channel ATP-binding subunit-like isoform X1, with the translated sequence MFPTVYAARRLLFGSRIVLRNVSQFKPRPSGSRSGLSFCQNTSLGEWWLLTHGSTGSRRRVGLGFPCVHLFNSNCMKIIIRSYIRSRRFFITSMLRSPVRSSRQFSRLQTSATKRPKCVMFILGSAVGISKLNVAECGINTKGSTRLLVSTDAKEKTTQARFHLQEFFKLLYPEIFSLILAVITAIGAAIVNVQIPILLGELIQVVSKFTVETEANFMSEIYTPAIKLLTAYGLQSIATFGYITLLSSIGEHVASHMRKDLFNSLIQQDIQFFDTHKTGELINRLTADVQDFKSSFKLCISQGVRSSTQIVGCVVSLYWISPQLTGVMVVVMPCLVLGGAIVGVVLRKLSKTVQEQIAIATSVADEALGNVRTVRAFAMETKEAQLYATEVDKCSKLNEQLGFGIGVFQGLTNFVLNGVVLGVLYCGGFLMANKKLEPGDLMSFLVASQTVQRSMASMSILFGQAVRGISAGTRVFEYILHTPSIPITGGKKIAYHSLRGEIEFRDICFRYPTRPDQEILTHLDLKIKPGEVIALCGPSGGGKSTIASLLERFYDADNGTITIDGYDIKLFDPTWLRGRAIGFINQEPVLFASSVMENIRYGKPEATDQEVIEAAILANAHDFIEKFPEGYNTIVGERGVTVSGGQKQRIAIARALLKDPCILILDEATSALDAESERLVQDALDRVSKGRTVLVIAHRLSTIRKADVIAVLVNGIIKEMGNHDELLTRKGIYKELIQQQRIEE